GAACCTCCACCCCACCCTGCAGAGTATCTCCTTCCACAAGTTCAATATAGCTATTAACTGATCCTGACCTAGAGGCCTTAACGATAGCACTGTCGATCTGAGAGTTGATTTTAATAATACTTGCTTCTAGTTCTCTTTTCTTATTTCTATAAGTATTTATATTGTTTATCGTCGCAGCTAACTCGTTATTTCGATATTGAGCAATATTAACTTCCACTCCATTATCATCAAAAACCGTTTTTTCACCTTGAAGTTCTAGGCTTTGTTTGTTAGCTTCTAGACCTGCAATATTATCTTTCAAGGTATTAATCGCATTGTCCAATTCTACTATATATTGAAGTTTAAAATTATCCAATGCTGATATCCGATCGTTCTCATTCTGCTTAAGGAGTTTCTCCTTACTCATGGTGTTCTTTTTATTTAACGTAATCTCTTCGATGTTCTTTTCCATTTCGGTAATGTTAGAGGTTATATTATTCATAAAACTGATTTTATATGTATCGACTGCTCTTTCTGCTTCTTCTAAAGCATTCTTCGATTGTTGAACATCCCATTCTGAAACCGCCAACCCTTCCAGTGCCTTATTTACTTCATAGGTTTCCTTTGCCTGTTCATAGGTAGTTGTTAGATCTGCAATTTTATTTATATATTCTTCGTATTGTAGACTATAGGAACTTTCTGCATCAAATTGATTCTTACCATTTTCAATACTGGATTTTAGTATCTTCAAACCCATTAATGCATTATTATAATATTTTTGAGAATTAACAAGTCCCTCTTCTGCTGTGGATTTATTAATCTCAGCTTTAGCACTGAGATATTTTTGATTTAATATCTCGTAGTCGCTCTGGTACTTAAGATATTTATGATAGTATTCCAGTTCTTCACTTGACGTGGTAAATAAATTCTTATTCGAGATGATTGCAGATTTGAGTTTCTTTGTATTGTTAAACTCTCCAGAAAGTTTCACCAATTGATCAGTAACAGTATCTAAGCTCATCTCACGTTCCTTCACATTATAATCAACTTCATTCTCTGATAATTTACAGTTCATAAGATATGATTTCACTTTAACAAAATACTCTTCCTCATCAGGTACTTCAGTAAAATAATTAAATTCATCCTCTATTGACTTCTTATATTTATTAAGCATCACTAACGTATTGTCTGTATCAGCCAGTTGTTCATTATAATAATCTAGTTCCGTTAGTAAGTCTTCATGTTCGATAACATAAAGTGTATCTCCCTTTTTGACTATTGATCCATCCTTTATGTAAACCTCTTCTAATGTACCACCATAAGTATTGACCACCGTTGCCACCTGACTGTTTGGTCGAATTAAGCCCTCAGATTTTACTACTATATCAATCTTGCCAAAGTACATCCAAATCAAAGAAACTACCATTATGCCTAGCACTGCATAATTAAATATTACGAGAAAAAAATTTGGTTTTGATTCGAATCTTTCACGACTGTCAGATATCTCATTAATGTTTATTAGAATTGGTTTCACTTAATATTTCTCCTTAATGTAAAACAAATTTTATTATAGTATATTTGGATTAATACCTATATAAATTTCAACAAATGGCTTGCCTTCTTTTTTTGTCTGTACCAAATAAGCAGTTGTAATAGGTTGTAGTCTTTGGTCAAGTATATACTGGTTTACTGTATCAATAGCCTCTTGAATCCTTGTAATCTCTGTTGTCTTTGTATAAAGAGCATTGGATAATTTCAATGTGTTCTTGAAAACATAAGGTTCTTCAACCGGGATTCGATAAAGGACTGGAATTAATACCTCAACATCCAAAATCTGCTCTCCATTAACTATCTCGATAGATTTAGTTGTTGTGATAACATAATCTCCATTTGCAACAGAATAGTCTTTATAGGTTTTCACTAGATCAATTAAAAGATTTTGAACTTCTGCTGCTTTATATTTTCCTGAAATAGAAACCAAATTGTTTAACTCATAACATTGATTGCTTATTATTTCCATTTCCGATTCTCACCTACTTTCCTAATAATTCTATAAAAGGTTGTAAATTATTTAATGAAGTTCTGATTACATATTTTTTTTCTTGTACATTAAATTCATTATTAAGACTAATGATTACTTTTGCACGATTTATAGATGAATACCTTTTGATTCCATGTAATTTTATATTTTCCTTTTCAACTGATTTTTTAATACCTATAAAGAAAGTACTGCAATCATAAGCATATAAACCTTGATTTATTAACATACTAAATGTAATTACCATTAATGGCACTGCATATATTACAAATGGTAACTCCCAATTTACATATTGTTCAATATTAAAAATCACATCTAGAATACTAGAAATATATAATGCTAAATATAAAAAACCTACAATATAAATTGAAATCTCATACAATGTATCCATCAAAGATACTAGCTCATTTTTTTTCAAAAGTAATTTAAATCTAAAAAATGAGAACAGTTGAAAACTCATTATTGATATATAAATTAATGAATATGCAATAAGAATTATACAAAATGAATTATTAGACAATTATTTTTCCTCCTTTTTATAGCTTATGGGGATGTAGTTTTACACCCCCATAATTCTAAATTCAGTTATATTTACCAGCCTTGCGAATCGCTAAAACCGATAACTGCACAAGCTATACCGACACCAAATCCTACTGGTCCTGTAGCAAAACAACAAACCACGCCACCCGCAAATATTAATGCATTGCCGAGCCAACCTCCACCATCCACATTAAGTAATTCATTCCCTTAAGTACATGGTTGTAATATCCCAGAAGCAAAGCAATATCAAGTTTTTGACTTAAATACAACAATAGATGAGCTCGGATTGCTGACAATACTACCTTGAACAGATTCAGGAGAATGACTCCAATTGAAAATATATGTAATGTTTTTAATAAACCGGCTGATAAAATATCATCCAGAAGCACTTTAAAATAAAAGGATCCCAGAATGCCAAAAATGGTAATCAAAAGTGATGCCACAAATATATTCATAATTAATCGTTTCTGTGGTAATAACAAATGGAAAAACCGTTGGAATATACCTTTGGTTTCATCCCCCTTCGCAAAGGAATTATTTGGGACCATGATGATGAGAACACCACTCCATTGATACTTTGGTGGTTTACCTTCTTCCATTTTCTCACCAAAGAACTCCTCTGGAGTTAATTTAACTACTCCTTTTCCGGGGTCTGCTATTATAACATACTTCTTTGTGATCTTATGTATTACAACATAATGAAGAAGTCCGCCATCAGCAATAACGTGGGCGATACATGGAAGCGGAAACTCGGAAAAAAAGCGTTTTTGTCTCCCTTAACACCCTTTGCGGAAAACCCCAATTGTTCCGCAGCCTTAATAACACCATAAGCATTAGTTCCCTGCTTATCTGTTCCGGCCACCTCTCTTATTTTAGTAATAGATGTATGAAAACCATATTGCTTTGATATGGTTGCCAGACAGGCGGCACCACAATCTGTAATATCATATTGCTTGACGCAGTAATACTTTTTTAATAGTAGCATTAGTATCTCAACCTTAATTATTATTTTATTTTCTTAAATTTTACAATATAATAACTTGATTCAACATATTTGTCAATAGTTGGGGTGTATAAATATTCATTATTTTCAATATATTACAATTTTCATAAGTATATATGAGAATATTTGCTTGTTGTTTGCCAAGATATTGACGGCAGCCTTTCATCCATACTTCTATTTGACACTTCAGTTATTGAAGCTTATGTTAATGAAAACAATCCTAAATGCGCCAACCATATCATTAAACAGCTTAAAGCATATGTCAAATCTAATAATTATGATATTTCTTATGATCCTTAATAAAGCTGCATACACTTCTATGCCTACATCTGCTTCTGCTAATCATGAAGTAAAGTGATTATTTCGCAATAATGGCTCCAGAGCTACACCTGTGTAAGCCCCAGGAGATTTCATAATAGCTCCATGGGTTCGCAGAACAGCTCCACCCTTTGTTTGGCTTAACTACCTCCACTTCAAGGGTGATTTTGTGTCAATAGAGCGATTTATCGCTGGCTTTAGCCCTTGCTATTGACTCGTAATCACCACTTGAAGAAAATTTAAGTAGCCAAACACAATTGTAAAGCTAATACTTAAATAGGTGGAGCCATAAAGCGTATCGGTGGCTCCGCAAGCGCGAAATATTCAGTAAAGCAACAATATGTTAATGGGCATTTCTGTTTTGCTTATAAATTCGGAATCTTAACCAATGGTCTTGGTGTCGTTCGCTCTATCGATTTCTACAATAAAGATTATATTTCTTCTCATCCTGAAATAGCTGTTGAGAAGAAACCAAAATCTCCTGATGAAGATAAATCTCTTGCTGATACTAAAGCATTATTACCCACATTAAGGGATTTCAAAACACGTCATCCTGACATTAAGCAAATATCTTTTTCGGTGACTCTACCTTTGATTCTATCAAAATCTACAAATTGTTTTATCCCTTTAAAAATAAAACTTACAACGGATAACGTTGATTATACCTTCAACAAAGATGGAATTCCTTGCTTCCCTCATATTCCTAATCTTCCTTGAAACGAACAGGTAGCACATCCCATTTAAAAAGCAAACTTCCAACCATGATATTCGTATGTCTCAAATTGAAATAGGAATACAACCACGAAGATAAAACCAAACGTCGTGTTTGTCATTGTGATAATCATTGCAAACCATCATCCTGTGATAGAATGATTTATTAAAAAAATCTCGGAGCGTGTCCAGGTGTAGAACGTGGTTCTAAAGAATGGAATGAAACATGCAAAATCAGAGTAAATGTCGGAAAATCAATCAACAACTTTAAGGACAGTTTCTGTGTAGCTAATCGTAAAACAACAAACAGAAGACACTTCATGCCGATTCACTATTGGCTGGTACATCACAGCTGTTAACTGTAGTTTTGCCGATAAAATCAACCAGCGATAATATATTAGAAGTTTAAAGGTTCTCATAGCCTAGGACTTATCAAATCTATAAAACCCTGAGGCTTGTTAAGTGCGCCTAAAACTCCTGTGTGTTCATTAATTATTGTAGAATTCGTGTCTAGCACGTATTTTTCTTTATTTTTAATCAAGATTGCGAACAAACTTAGCGAGTTTCGCAATTACCTATTACTATTATATTATGATGGCCAGCTCTTATTAAAGCGAAGTGTTATTACCGCCTTCCATTGTCCAAAAACAGACGGGAACTTTTGTCCTATTTTTACCGGAATTACTGCCGGCTGAGCCGTTTATTAACTCAGCCGGCTTTCTTTTTATAATGATACTTTTATTTCTCTAATTGCTGTTGCTATTGTTATAGCATCTGCTATTCTTAGCTGTTTTGCTAGACACTCAGTATTCCAGAATAAATCCCCATAATCAGCTAACTCACATCCAACATCCCAGTCTGGAACACATACATAATGACCATAATCATGTTTTCCAATAATCACATGGTAATAGGAGCCTCTGCTTTGTATCTCGAATTCACATCGTTCCTGGCCACCTTTACATCTGGTTATTTCACCGGTCCACTTTGTCTTATTTTTCTTTGTCTCATGGGTGCAAACAAACTCCATTCTCCATACCTCCTATGAAAACTCGCATTCGAGAACCAGCTTGACAGCATGATCACTATGATTCGTTTTCTAGATTGACTTCCATAGAGAAGAATACTCGTACATACTTTATCTATAATTCTTGCCGTTCCCGAACTATACTGATGAATGGCATCAATAGCCGCTTCGCTGAATACTTCACTGGTACTTCCGGCATAATTCATCTGGTGACGGATATAGGCGCCTGTCTGGGAGCGGTCATAATGGTTCAATACACTTTGGATATCGATTCTCTGACGTATTGCTGTATAAGCCTGAAGCTGAAGCTTTTGCCAAAGTTCGGTCTGTCCTGTCAGTATCAGTCCCATAGGGCTTACGGAATCAAGCTTTACATTTAATAGAAAACGTATCTCCTCCAGCATCTCGCGGCTCAGTAGATGGCATTCATCGCAGACACATATGGGTTGAATTCCATGAACTGCTTTCATGATCTCGATTTCCGTATGGAGCTGTCTTTTGGCATCCCCACGGTTATACTTTGCCTGAAACCCCATCTGCTCCAAAAGAATTCGATAAAAGTTCCTGGGTGTAAGCTTTGAATCAGAGAGGTACAGAAACTTATACTTATTTCTATCTAGATCATTGCTAAGCTTGCGCAGTATCGTTGTCTTACCGGTTCCACAGTCGCCAGTCACTACCGCAAAGAGTTGTCGCTCTGCCACATAGTTTAAGCGATTTAGAATTTCCATAAGTTCCGTTGGCATATATAACGAATCTGTAGGGATACTTCTGGAGAATGGTGTTGCTTTAAGCTCATAAAACGTCTCATACATGACCTTCACCTCCGGATACTAAGTCTGGTTTCAATCCGGTGAATGAGATCGCTGTTTTGCGTATCGTCTGACGCTCCTTATTTTTTGTTCTGTCGCCCTTAATAGCCTTGATTCCTTTGCCGGAATGGCTTCCAGATGTTCTGGGAGTTTCGGTCTTTCTCCTGAGTGGCTTCCGATTTTTAATGGAGTGGCTGTACAGGTAGGCAGCCCTTTGCATTCTATCGTAACCTTCGAGATATCAGCAGCATCATAAACCACCTCTACCTTTTTATGAATCATATGCAGACCAAGCTCCACTTCGTATTTCTGCCCCATGAAGCTGATACATCCGCTCTTATTCACTTTTCTGGTTTCACAGGCAAGAAAAGCATCTGCTATCATCTCAGCCGATAGCATTCGTAGTTCATGTCGGTCTGATTGGTATGCCTCATAAGGAGATTTACCTTCTAATGCACTATGTCCCTTATGAAAGTAGCATTCCTCCATCCATACCTGATATAACCGGTTGAGCTCATCCAGGCTTTTGGGCTTAGATAGCTGTACTTCTCTCAGGAAAGAATCTACGGTCTGGTTGTATCTTTCCTGTTTCCCATTAGATTCTGGAGAGTATGGTCGCGCGTATAAAAGCCTAATTCCCAGCTTTCCGCAGGCTCTTTGCATCCAGTGTGTTCGAAATTGTTTCCCATTATCAAAGTAGACTGAGTCAGGAGCACCATATTTAAGCAGTGCTTTTCGGAAACAGTCCTGTACAATCTTTTGATCTAGAGTAGGATAGAACTCGGAATGTAAAACATGACGAGTACAGTCATCTAAGAAGCAGACCATGTAGGTGGGCTGTCCGTTCACATAAATACCATATTTAATATCGCTTTGCCACAGATAATTACGCCACGGTTTCTGAAATCGCCTGGCTCCTGTTACACTGCTTGCATAGGTACGCATCTGGCGACTGGAATACCCACGGTAATTCAGCTGATCCTGTAGAGTACTTCTTCTTAAAAACCCAGGTTCAACCTTACCTTCCCATTCCAGTATGCGGATCAATTCTGTGATACTCCTTTTGGGAACCTCTCTTCTGAGAGCAATGGATTCCTGTATGACATCCTCAGGTATAATGGAGTTACCTCCTCGTCCCGGACTCTGTGGCTTCAGTCCTTCAAAGCCTTTTTTCTTATAATCATTCAGGTATCTCCGTATCGTACGCTCTGATAATCCGGTCTGGATACAGATTTCTTCTTTTAATAGTTGAAGTTTATCTTTATCCAGTTTGGTGTCCATTAGAGGTGCAATGACCTTCAGTCTGTTAGCTGCGATTTCTTCGCTTCTCTTGTTATCCATGTAATCCTCCTTTGTTTGTAGGAGGATTTCTCCTCCCTTGTTTGTCTGATAATGGAATCCTATCAGAGCCAAGGAAAGTAATCTACGCAGAACGGGTATGTAACCACCGACCGGAATTAACAAGATATCGGACAAGCTTTTTCAGCCAGCCGGTAACACCAGTGCTGGGATCGATACAAAGAGTTAGATTATTAATTTCATTGCATAATTCTATATCATAATCATAAAGAAATGTAAGTGATATCAGTGTATTCTTATAGTATTCACGGAGCAGAAAAAAACCAAATCTTCAAACGGATAGCAGTGCTTAGTTCACAGGGATAATCATCAGTTTCAGTATTAGAAGATGAGATGATAAGTTCAACTGTCTCTGAACTGTACCTTTTATAGGGAACAATGAGATCTGGTAGTTCGTGATGAACCCGTCCACAACCTAGGCAGCGTAACCTTCTAATTATTAAAATTTTCTTTTCACCGTTGTATTCGATTATTCCTCGTTTGCGGCTCCCGATTACTTTTAATCGTTCCTCACAATAGGGACATGGGATAGTCTCTCTGCTCCTTACACAAAAAAATCTTTTGAGGTCTTGCCATCAAGATAATAGTTATGTATAATAATCATAGTTGGTTAGGAGCATTCCCGAGAACTGAGTTGGTAGCGCAGTTGTCATTAAGGGGATGCTTTCTTTCTATAGTTTTATACTCGTCAATTCATGGACAGGCAAGTATGGTAGCTCTCGGAAAAATCCACGCGGTAAAAACACGAAGTATTCAGGACTAATTAATATACAACCTCTAATATCATAAAACTAAGGTAAATATTGAGTTTGAGACCTTGGCTACTAAACGACGCCTATTATCTTTAAAATCAATCTTTTCCTAAATAGCGCAGCCATCTGGCGACCATGTCCATGCCATATGGCAAGCATATGTTCGATTCCCGTTATCCGCTTACAATAAAATAAGACCTATGACACAGGTTTTTTCTGTGGCATGGGTCTTATTTTATTGTAAATGTGATGACCAAAAGAAGTGAACCCAAGAATAAAAGTGCGAACCCTCTGGTGAGCACCTTTTATTCTTGCGACGGCTTTCCGGGTTTTCGGAAAGACGTTGTTCGATAAGGAACTGCCGATGGCAGTTCCTGCTTCCCGTTATCCGTTTAATCGAAAAGAAGGTGCTTCATCGTTTTTTGGCTGACTATCTGCTTTTTCGTTATGTGATTATATAAGGTAAGTTTTCACTACCATAATCTAACCTCCATATAAAAACGAGCCGTTTTACGACATACTCAGGTCATTAAATTCAATACATTTTGCTAGTGTCGTGCTGCTTTGTGATTTGCTAATGTCTTTCCAGCTTTACTCTTTGAACTAGTACTAGATGAACTGCTAGCAAGTGTCTTACCTGCTTTACCTACTTTTCCACCATGATGAACTGCCATAATACATACCTCCTTTGCAATAATCTCCATGCAAATTAGTGTACCCTTTGATATTATTATTTTGCGAAAATAAAGTCAAAGAATACTTTGACAAGGGAATAGCTAGAGCATAGGCTCTGGCTTTTACTATGTGAAGAGCTTTATTCTTTTACATACATCACAAATAACTTCGAATATATCTGTTTAATTTTTCCTCTGTGTCAATGCCATACTTATTTGCAATCAAGTTGAAATACTTCATAATTTCATTCTTATCAATTATTACCCGTGATAGCTGTAATGGATCATAATTATTTCTAGCTTCTTTCCATGGACTTTCATTATGAGTAATTGTTTCTAATACTTTTCCACTATATTTACCAAATGTATTAATAACCAGATTAATTACTTTCTTCTCCTGATCACTTAATTCCACAAAGCGTTCTTTAAATATTGCAAATCGATTATCCTCTATCGGGTTATATTTGAAATCTTTAAACAAATCGTAAACTTCCTCATATACCGGTCCATGAACCCATGCCATACAATCTTCCTTAAACAAAGGTTCACCATACATAACCATGTATATCCCCTGAATAAAATATAAGATTTTCTGTAATGCTAATGGGGTTATTTCCTGCATTTGGTCAAAAATATAAGATATGGTTAAAAGCATTTTGTTAGAAATGCAAAAAAGTCCTGCTACTTTTTCTGCTGCCTTAATTGCTTTCTTATATGCCGTTTCTCCCATCTTCTCGGCATTTTCATTTAACAATTCAATCATATAATTCGGTGATGACAATGCTTTTTTTATAATATCTGAGTATTCTTTAGATGGCATCTGACCTAAAAGATATCGTGTGATAGTAATTTCGCCAAATCCAAGTGCAATGGATAATGGAGCTTTTCCAATGTTATATATATTCATTATTTTTTTAATATCATCAACACTAATAAGACCTTCTTCTTTTCGGTACTGCTCATCAATACTTTTAATGTTAAAGTCTAATAACCCAGGAATGTCCATCTCCTCTCCACACTCATCACACACAGCAATTATTATCTCAAAGTCATAGTTTTTTTCTTTAATCACTTTTTGGACAATTTTCTTACGCAGCTGATACGCCGTTTCTTTTCTGCATTGTGTACAGAAATCAACCTTTCTCTCCTTTACCATTTAGTTATCCTCCTTTAATTCCCTTCATTTTACTTAAACTTATATTTCAATGGATACATTTGTTTATGAAATGAAATAACAATTACATAGTTTGATTCCAATTTATTAATTTTGATGTAGAGAGAGATTAATTCTTCCCCAGTACCAAATCTATGTAATAAATTTTCGTCTTTGCCAAATACATATAGCATTTCATGTTCATATCCAACATGTTCATTTGGTAGTATCTCAGAAAAATCCAAAGCTGCAAGACTAAGCAAGATTTGTTTTCTCTTATCCTCGTCTATTAAATAATCCATGAATAAATCCTGATTGGCTTGCCTTCTATCATTCATTTCTACTCTATATTTATCGGCATTAATTGATGTTTTTACCTCTTCCAGGTATTTTTCAATATCTGCGATTGTTATTTCCAATTTAGCACCTCCATATTATTATGATAGGTTTTTGTTGATATCCTATCATTATAATAGGCTGATGATTGCTTTTTGTCAATATCCTATCATGCTGTTTTTTATTCCGAGAAGAGATATATAAAACTGTGCTAAAGTACAACTTCAACCTACAGTGGTTTTCCAATCAAATTTAAATAGCCAATGACCTGATTAATTCATCAAGCCACTGGTATTCTTATTTAATATTTGTGAAACGCTCTGGTGAGTATCTTCTATTCTTCCTAAGCCTAGGTCGGTGTTCATACCATAATTTAACCTCCATATAAAAATGAGCCGTTTTACGACATGCTCAGGTCATTAATTTCAATACATATGAATTGATAGTCCATTCTTCGGTTTCGCTTTGTGATTCCCAATCAATATTAGCGAGGATTTTTCTTTAAAATAAGTACATTCACGGATAGTGGTGCCGCATTGAATACAAATTCTCTACCTGCGCCATATAAAATCTCCACTCTGTCACGTACATGCTCCGGATCCTCAAGAGTGTTCTCTGCATCAGCCTTTCCTGTAAGATATTCCACTCTATATTCTGGCTCCACATCACAATCCAGGGTAATCCGGACATCATCCACATTTTCTGAAAAGTTGACCACTTTTACGATAACCTCTTCATCGGTATCCGTGCATACAGAACACATGGAAGGATAATTCGGGAGTTCAACAGTCTGAATCAGTTCGTCGTTCAGATATAAATCAACCTCGGTATCCCTTAATACATAGTGAACCTTATTAAATTCTCCATACTGCACGTTCACATTGACCGACTCAGCAACAGGCTCGAGTCTGAAGGCGCCTCTCATAAGAGTAGCCTGACCATCTCTGAACATCCACCTTAACGGCTCAAGATTGAACAGCATCCACGGATCCCTCGGATTCGGGTTCATACGATCATAGAAGCTGAATGGCTTCGGTGCACATAGCATTCCCACACCGGTATCCTGCTCTTTCTCCATATAGAGTTCAGCTTCGAATTCATATACTCTTTTGTCAACATCAGCATCGGTTCCGAGTGCCACCGCCGAGAACACCTTAAATGGAGGCTTTTTGCGTGACATTTCATTGTCATCGTCCATAACCA
The nucleotide sequence above comes from Variimorphobacter saccharofermentans. Encoded proteins:
- a CDS encoding HlyD family efflux transporter periplasmic adaptor subunit, with product MKPILININEISDSRERFESKPNFFLVIFNYAVLGIMVVSLIWMYFGKIDIVVKSEGLIRPNSQVATVVNTYGGTLEEVYIKDGSIVKKGDTLYVIEHEDLLTELDYYNEQLADTDNTLVMLNKYKKSIEDEFNYFTEVPDEEEYFVKVKSYLMNCKLSENEVDYNVKEREMSLDTVTDQLVKLSGEFNNTKKLKSAIISNKNLFTTSSEELEYYHKYLKYQSDYEILNQKYLSAKAEINKSTAEEGLVNSQKYYNNALMGLKILKSSIENGKNQFDAESSYSLQYEEYINKIADLTTTYEQAKETYEVNKALEGLAVSEWDVQQSKNALEEAERAVDTYKISFMNNITSNITEMEKNIEEITLNKKNTMSKEKLLKQNENDRISALDNFKLQYIVELDNAINTLKDNIAGLEANKQSLELQGEKTVFDDNGVEVNIAQYRNNELAATINNINTYRNKKRELEASIIKINSQIDSAIVKASRSGSVNSYIELVEGDTLQGGVEVLSIIPENDSDYKVNIYVGNEDIGKLKNDMKVKFNVYAFPNSEYGYLTGTITSISNDLKVDQSSGSAYYLVEAILDKNKLYNSKGQKANLKAGMACQAQMITENKRILIYLLEKIDLWMDK
- a CDS encoding ABC transporter transmembrane domain-containing protein encodes the protein MEEGKPPKYQWSGVLIIMVPNNSFAKGDETKGIFQRFFHLLLPQKRLIMNIFVASLLITIFGILGSFYFKVLLDDILSAGLLKTLHIFSIGVILLNLFKVVLSAIRAHLLLYLSQKLDIALLLGYYNHVLKGMNYLMWMVEVGSAMH
- a CDS encoding DUF6618 family protein; amino-acid sequence: MEFVCTHETKKNKTKWTGEITRCKGGQERCEFEIQSRGSYYHVIIGKHDYGHYVCVPDWDVGCELADYGDLFWNTECLAKQLRIADAITIATAIREIKVSL
- a CDS encoding ExeA family protein, with translation MYETFYELKATPFSRSIPTDSLYMPTELMEILNRLNYVAERQLFAVVTGDCGTGKTTILRKLSNDLDRNKYKFLYLSDSKLTPRNFYRILLEQMGFQAKYNRGDAKRQLHTEIEIMKAVHGIQPICVCDECHLLSREMLEEIRFLLNVKLDSVSPMGLILTGQTELWQKLQLQAYTAIRQRIDIQSVLNHYDRSQTGAYIRHQMNYAGSTSEVFSEAAIDAIHQYSSGTARIIDKVCTSILLYGSQSRKRIIVIMLSSWFSNASFHRRYGEWSLFAPMRQRKIRQSGPVK
- a CDS encoding DDE-type integrase/transposase/recombinase gives rise to the protein MDNKRSEEIAANRLKVIAPLMDTKLDKDKLQLLKEEICIQTGLSERTIRRYLNDYKKKGFEGLKPQSPGRGGNSIIPEDVIQESIALRREVPKRSITELIRILEWEGKVEPGFLRRSTLQDQLNYRGYSSRQMRTYASSVTGARRFQKPWRNYLWQSDIKYGIYVNGQPTYMVCFLDDCTRHVLHSEFYPTLDQKIVQDCFRKALLKYGAPDSVYFDNGKQFRTHWMQRACGKLGIRLLYARPYSPESNGKQERYNQTVDSFLREVQLSKPKSLDELNRLYQVWMEECYFHKGHSALEGKSPYEAYQSDRHELRMLSAEMIADAFLACETRKVNKSGCISFMGQKYEVELGLHMIHKKVEVVYDAADISKVTIECKGLPTCTATPLKIGSHSGERPKLPEHLEAIPAKESRLLRATEQKIRSVRRYAKQRSHSPD
- a CDS encoding DUF6431 domain-containing protein codes for the protein MPCPYCEERLKVIGSRKRGIIEYNGEKKILIIRRLRCLGCGRVHHELPDLIVPYKRYSSETVELIISSSNTETDDYPCELSTAIRLKIWFFSAP
- a CDS encoding type II toxin-antitoxin system antitoxin SocA domain-containing protein, yielding MVKERKVDFCTQCRKETAYQLRKKIVQKVIKEKNYDFEIIIAVCDECGEEMDIPGLLDFNIKSIDEQYRKEEGLISVDDIKKIMNIYNIGKAPLSIALGFGEITITRYLLGQMPSKEYSDIIKKALSSPNYMIELLNENAEKMGETAYKKAIKAAEKVAGLFCISNKMLLTISYIFDQMQEITPLALQKILYFIQGIYMVMYGEPLFKEDCMAWVHGPVYEEVYDLFKDFKYNPIEDNRFAIFKERFVELSDQEKKVINLVINTFGKYSGKVLETITHNESPWKEARNNYDPLQLSRVIIDKNEIMKYFNLIANKYGIDTEEKLNRYIRSYL